In a genomic window of Nostoc sp. UHCC 0870:
- a CDS encoding DUF6658 family protein, with the protein MNSLISLWKKLRLRQVFTVFLAGGLLLIFSTACSQANPQGANPQNPAVQAGGANNPYKNGGDKYTKYRMSTDPKITNTKTSKENDQASLQSNTHILIAANRESELLYPGAETPTGRVLKEGELPIITQKDYQQPKPGGLIQREPDVGTRIQKRIGTVQENLEEASGFLKEKADEASARPELQKNPAVGR; encoded by the coding sequence GTGAACAGTCTAATATCTTTATGGAAAAAATTGCGCCTGCGTCAAGTTTTTACTGTATTTTTAGCTGGTGGTCTATTGTTAATCTTTAGCACTGCTTGTAGTCAAGCTAATCCCCAAGGTGCGAATCCCCAAAATCCTGCTGTACAAGCTGGTGGTGCTAATAATCCTTATAAAAATGGTGGAGACAAATATACCAAATATAGGATGTCTACAGACCCAAAAATCACTAACACAAAGACCAGTAAGGAAAATGACCAAGCTAGCCTACAAAGCAACACACATATATTGATTGCTGCTAATAGAGAATCTGAATTACTCTACCCAGGTGCAGAAACACCAACAGGGAGAGTGTTAAAGGAAGGAGAATTGCCAATCATTACGCAAAAAGACTACCAACAGCCAAAACCAGGTGGTTTAATTCAGCGTGAACCAGATGTAGGAACTCGCATTCAAAAACGGATTGGAACTGTCCAAGAAAATTTGGAAGAGGCTTCTGGTTTTTTGAAAGAAAAAGCTGATGAAGCCAGTGCAAGACCTGAGTTACAAAAAAATCCCGCAGTTGGTAGATAA